In Candidatus Electrothrix scaldis, the genomic window CGCCTCAGGTCTTATCAATACTTATACTCAGCAATGTATTAAAACGATTTTTGTAAAGGTGATTCTGGATGTTTTCTCCGTTTAACTTTCTTTTTGGCTGGATGTCCAACGACCTTGCGATTGATTTGGGCACTGCAAATACGGTTTTATACGTCAAGGGCAAAGGAATCGTCCTGCGGGAACCGTCTGTTGTGGCTGTGCGTCAGGATGCTCGGGGAGGCAAAGTACTCGCTGTAGGGAGCGAGGCCAAAGAGATGCTCGGTAAAACACCGGGTAATATTGCTGCAATTCGCCCAATGAAAGACGGCGTAATTGCTGATTTTGAAGTCACCGAGGCAATGTTGCGCTATTTCATTAACAAGGTGCATAATCGCCGCACCTTAGTTCATCCGCGCATTATCATTTCAGTCCCTTCAGGAATCACCCAAGTTGAAAAACGAGCAGTTCGCGAGTCTGCTGAGTCAGCCGGTGCTCGTGAAGTCTACCTCATTGAAGAGCCTATGGCCGCTGCCATAGGAGCTGATCTGCCCATCACCGAACCCACCGCCAACATGATTATTGACGTCGGTGGTGGTACCACAGAAGTTGCGGTTATATCTTTAGCAGGTATCGTGTACGCAAAATCAGTACGGGTTGCCGGAGATAAAATGGATGCTTCTATCCTGCAATATATCAAACGCAAACACAATCTTGCTATCGGCGAACGAACCGCAGAATTAATCAAGACTTCCATCGGAAATGTCCTGCCATCAGAGCCCTACGAAACTATGGAGATAAAAGGACGCGACTTGGTTTCAGGGGTACCAAAAACCATCACCATCACCTCTGAAGAAATTCAGTCCGCTATAGCGGAGCAGGTGGACGTGATTGTTGACGCAGTACGCCTTGCCCTCGAAGTGACGCCACCGGAATTATC contains:
- a CDS encoding rod shape-determining protein, giving the protein MFSPFNFLFGWMSNDLAIDLGTANTVLYVKGKGIVLREPSVVAVRQDARGGKVLAVGSEAKEMLGKTPGNIAAIRPMKDGVIADFEVTEAMLRYFINKVHNRRTLVHPRIIISVPSGITQVEKRAVRESAESAGAREVYLIEEPMAAAIGADLPITEPTANMIIDVGGGTTEVAVISLAGIVYAKSVRVAGDKMDASILQYIKRKHNLAIGERTAELIKTSIGNVLPSEPYETMEIKGRDLVSGVPKTITITSEEIQSAIAEQVDVIVDAVRLALEVTPPELSADIVDQGIVLTGGGALLKNLDKLLTNETGMPIIVADDPLSSVVLGSGKALDNFDILKEIAID